From the Rhodothalassiaceae bacterium genome, one window contains:
- a CDS encoding thiol-disulfide oxidoreductase: MRGFASGAMTRARGGLGVLAVLLLMLAGLAACERKAEEPASASGAAGSAATEAGAPIDDSEVTAGIPDIVIGAPDAPLTLIEYASLTCPHCAHFAEEIYPKLKETYIDTGKVRYVFRNFILNPLDLVVTTAVRCQPQEVQWPLIEMIFARQAEWMRNLRSGDRETILSDIAAVFRRAGVSRADFDRCIADKALQQKLIDANKAASERYDIQGTPTLILNGRKLPAIGSFEELAREIDRELS; encoded by the coding sequence ATGCGGGGTTTCGCTTCAGGCGCAATGACGCGCGCGCGCGGCGGCCTTGGCGTGCTCGCCGTGCTGCTGCTGATGCTGGCGGGGCTGGCCGCCTGCGAGCGCAAGGCCGAGGAGCCGGCTTCGGCCTCGGGCGCGGCCGGGAGCGCCGCGACGGAGGCGGGGGCGCCGATCGACGATTCCGAGGTGACGGCCGGCATTCCGGACATCGTGATCGGCGCGCCGGATGCGCCGCTCACCCTCATCGAATACGCCTCGCTGACCTGCCCCCACTGCGCCCATTTTGCCGAAGAGATCTACCCCAAGCTCAAGGAGACCTACATCGACACCGGCAAGGTCCGCTACGTCTTCCGCAATTTCATCCTCAACCCCCTCGATCTCGTGGTCACCACGGCCGTGCGCTGCCAGCCGCAGGAGGTCCAGTGGCCGCTCATCGAGATGATCTTCGCGCGCCAGGCGGAGTGGATGCGCAATCTGCGCTCGGGCGACCGCGAGACGATCCTCTCCGACATCGCCGCGGTCTTCCGCCGCGCCGGCGTCAGCCGCGCCGACTTCGACCGCTGCATCGCCGACAAGGCGCTGCAGCAGAAGCTGATCGACGCAAACAAGGCCGCAAGCGAGCGCTACGACATCCAGGGCACGCCGACCCTGATCCTGAACGGCCGCAAGCTGCCTGCCATCGGCAGCTTCGAGGAGCTCGCGCGCGAGATCGACAGGGAACTCTCGTGA
- the mutY gene encoding A/G-specific adenine glycosylase, translating to MGRQSTSRQDLAAALAAVLDDAAVVEVLLAWERGHRPLAWRKRPAGRRDPYATWIAEVMLQQTTVAVVAERLPAFLARFPDAAALARAGVEAVVDAWAGLGYYARARHLHRAAEEIIARHGGRLPADIDALARLPGIGPYTAAAIAALAFGAPVIALDTNVARVLLRLSGQPATVAEARRATGGRLELAPPAAARAGALLEALMDLGREICRLRGPRCDLCPLASFCAARRSGLVAEIPARETRRPRRRLEVDAYVLRDERDRVFVHRRGSGFLKGTWCVPLAAAAAQDACGNGIGTGPPAAVAWRAGAGVVRHLFTHVELVVRPLEGRLGRGDPAPRGEGEWLSADAARRRGSTLLRRILDAVEAGGGRRRRPRAPGGQPPPSRGSR from the coding sequence ATGGGCAGGCAAAGCACGAGCCGGCAGGATCTCGCGGCGGCGCTGGCCGCGGTGCTCGACGACGCTGCGGTGGTGGAAGTGCTGCTGGCATGGGAGCGCGGGCATCGCCCGCTCGCCTGGCGCAAGCGTCCGGCCGGGCGGCGCGACCCGTACGCCACCTGGATCGCGGAGGTGATGCTGCAACAGACGACGGTCGCCGTCGTCGCCGAGCGCCTGCCCGCCTTTCTCGCGCGGTTTCCGGATGCGGCGGCGCTCGCACGCGCGGGGGTGGAGGCGGTCGTCGACGCCTGGGCCGGGCTCGGCTACTACGCCCGGGCGCGGCATCTGCACCGGGCGGCCGAGGAAATCATCGCCCGCCACGGCGGGCGGCTGCCCGCGGACATCGACGCGCTCGCCCGGCTGCCCGGCATCGGGCCCTATACGGCGGCGGCGATCGCGGCGCTCGCCTTCGGAGCGCCGGTGATCGCGCTGGACACGAATGTCGCGCGGGTGCTGCTCAGACTGTCGGGCCAACCGGCGACCGTGGCCGAGGCGCGGCGGGCGACGGGCGGCCGACTGGAGCTTGCGCCGCCGGCCGCGGCACGGGCCGGGGCGCTGCTCGAGGCGCTCATGGATCTTGGGCGCGAGATCTGCCGGCTGCGCGGGCCGCGCTGCGATCTCTGCCCGCTCGCATCCTTCTGTGCCGCCCGGAGATCCGGCCTCGTCGCGGAGATCCCGGCCCGCGAGACCCGGCGCCCGCGCCGCCGGCTCGAGGTCGACGCCTATGTGCTGCGCGACGAGCGGGACCGCGTCTTCGTCCACCGCCGGGGCAGCGGATTCCTGAAGGGAACCTGGTGCGTGCCCCTGGCGGCCGCGGCCGCGCAGGACGCATGCGGGAACGGCATCGGCACCGGCCCGCCGGCCGCGGTCGCCTGGCGGGCGGGGGCGGGTGTCGTGCGGCATCTTTTCACCCATGTCGAGCTCGTCGTCCGCCCCCTTGAGGGCCGGCTCGGGCGCGGGGATCCGGCGCCCCGCGGCGAGGGCGAATGGCTGTCGGCGGATGCGGCGCGCCGGCGCGGCAGCACGCTTCTGCGAAGGATCCTCGACGCCGTGGAGGCCGGCGGAGGGCGCCGCCGCCGCCCGCGCGCCCCCGGGGGTCAACCGCCGCCGAGCAGGGGATCGCGCTGA
- a CDS encoding methyltransferase, which yields MTRAGQAEGAGADLPLDRILEGDCVEVMNALPAGSVDVVFADPPYNLQLQGGLTRPDQSAVDGVAEDWDRFDSLKTYDDFTRAWLKAARRVLKDEGTLWVIGTYHNIFRVGAILQDLGFWILNDIVWIKANPMPNFRGTRFANAHETLIWAARSPEQKRYTFNYQALKTMNGDLQMRSDWYLPICTGAERLKDGDGRKAHPTQKPEALLYRVLMASTNPGDVVLDPFFGTGTTGAVAKQLRRRFIGIERDRRYIALARERLARVRPIAEDAARFTKSRRQMPRVPFGRLLEHGLIRPGTTLYDARRRHAARVRSDGSLSDGEQIGSIHEIAARAIGAAACNGWTFWHVEHKGRLVPIDRLRQELLPAELRS from the coding sequence ATGACGAGGGCTGGGCAGGCGGAAGGCGCAGGGGCGGATCTGCCGCTCGACCGGATTCTCGAAGGCGACTGCGTGGAGGTGATGAACGCGCTTCCCGCGGGCTCGGTGGACGTCGTCTTCGCCGATCCGCCCTACAACCTCCAGCTTCAGGGCGGGCTCACGCGTCCGGACCAGTCCGCGGTCGACGGCGTCGCGGAGGACTGGGACCGCTTCGACAGCCTGAAGACCTACGACGACTTCACGCGGGCCTGGCTGAAGGCGGCGCGGCGCGTGCTCAAGGACGAGGGCACGCTCTGGGTGATCGGCACCTATCACAACATCTTCCGCGTCGGGGCGATCCTGCAGGATCTCGGCTTCTGGATCCTCAACGACATCGTCTGGATCAAGGCGAATCCTATGCCGAACTTCCGCGGCACCCGCTTCGCCAACGCCCATGAAACCCTGATCTGGGCCGCCAGGAGCCCGGAGCAGAAGCGCTACACCTTCAACTATCAGGCGCTGAAGACGATGAACGGCGACCTGCAGATGCGCTCGGACTGGTATCTGCCGATCTGCACGGGCGCCGAGCGCCTGAAGGACGGGGACGGGCGCAAGGCCCATCCGACGCAGAAGCCCGAGGCGCTGCTCTATCGCGTGCTGATGGCGAGCACCAATCCCGGCGACGTCGTGCTCGATCCCTTCTTCGGCACCGGCACGACGGGTGCGGTGGCCAAGCAGCTGCGCCGGCGCTTCATCGGCATCGAGCGCGACCGGCGCTACATCGCGCTCGCCCGCGAGCGGCTCGCCCGCGTCCGGCCGATCGCCGAGGACGCCGCGCGCTTCACGAAATCCCGCCGCCAGATGCCGCGGGTGCCCTTCGGACGTCTGCTGGAGCACGGCCTCATCAGGCCGGGCACCACCCTCTACGACGCAAGGCGCCGCCATGCCGCGCGCGTGCGATCGGACGGCAGTCTCAGCGACGGCGAGCAGATCGGCTCGATCCACGAGATCGCCGCGCGCGCGATCGGCGCCGCCGCCTGCAACGGCTGGACCTTCTGGCACGTCGAGCACAAGGGCCGCCTCGTCCCGATCGACCGCCTGCGCCAGGAGCTCCTGCCGGCGGAACTGCGCAGCTAG
- the rnhB gene encoding ribonuclease HII: MELPLAGPDDGDGAACAFDYGFEARFAGPVAGVDEAGRGPLAGPVVAAAVILDPARIPAGIRDSKTLVAPRRAALAQEIRQAARAWAVAAASVAEIDRLNVLKATMLAMTRAIARLAPRPATCLVDGNLAPRLAAGPRCVPVVRGDGRVLSIAAAGILAKVTRDEIMARLARRYPCYGWDRNAGYGVREHLDTLRVVGVSPHHRRSFAPVSEILLQGNLPIT; the protein is encoded by the coding sequence GTGGAGCTGCCGCTGGCAGGCCCCGATGATGGCGATGGTGCGGCCTGCGCCTTCGACTACGGCTTCGAAGCCCGATTTGCGGGGCCGGTCGCCGGTGTCGACGAAGCCGGGCGCGGCCCGCTCGCCGGGCCGGTGGTGGCGGCGGCCGTGATCCTCGACCCCGCCCGCATCCCGGCCGGCATCCGCGATTCGAAGACGCTGGTCGCGCCACGGCGCGCGGCGCTGGCGCAGGAGATCCGGCAGGCGGCGCGCGCCTGGGCGGTCGCCGCCGCATCGGTCGCCGAGATCGACCGGCTCAACGTTCTCAAGGCGACGATGCTCGCCATGACCCGAGCCATCGCGCGCCTTGCCCCGCGCCCGGCCACCTGCCTCGTCGACGGCAACCTCGCCCCGCGCCTTGCCGCCGGACCCCGCTGCGTGCCGGTGGTGCGCGGCGACGGACGCGTGCTCTCCATCGCCGCCGCCGGCATCCTCGCCAAGGTCACGCGCGATGAGATCATGGCGCGGCTGGCCCGGCGCTACCCGTGCTACGGCTGGGACAGGAACGCAGGATATGGTGTGCGCGAGCATCTCGATACTCTACGGGTGGTAGGAGTGAGTCCCCATCACCGCAGGAGCTTCGCACCCGTGTCTGAGATTCTGCTCCAAGGCAACCTTCCAATAACTTGA
- the uvrC gene encoding UvrABC system protein C has product MEAGMERLAGLEVIRRAVEEAPPGPGVYRMIDAGGEVLYVGKAKRLRRRLAAYTRLAGLPVRLQRMVQRTASVAFVSTASESEALLLEASLIKRYQPPFNIVLRDDKSFPSILIRTDHPFPQILKHRGARRAKGHYFGPYASAGAVNRTLVALQKAFLLRSCSDAEFAGRSRPCLLHQIKRCAAPCVGRIAQADYAALVEEAAAFLSGRSRGLEQRIRREMEEAAEALDFERAAMLRDRLRALALVHGTPEMMGAGVREADVLAIAAQAGMSAVQLFMLRGGQHRGSAVFFPRHEPGERIERVLAAFLLQFYQTHPVPARILVNVMPAAAPEVEAALATLRGGPVRLHRPQRGRLVGLVEAAARNAEQALARRLSEREATRAQLAALAARFGLARPPRRIEVFDNSHLMGREPYGVMVVATPEGFDKRAYRRFRIAGGEGARGDDYAMMREVMRRRFQGGGAAERLPDLMLIDGGAGQVSAVRETLAELGVAGIPVIGIAKGPERNAGHETFHLADGRQITLPERDPVLFYFQRLRDEAHRFAISGHRAARLKGQRRSVLDGIPGIGPKRKRALITRFGSARAVAGASLAEIAAVPGISRDLARRIWEHLHEAD; this is encoded by the coding sequence ATGGAAGCGGGCATGGAGCGCCTTGCAGGGCTCGAGGTGATCCGGCGGGCGGTGGAGGAGGCGCCGCCCGGGCCCGGCGTCTACCGCATGATCGACGCGGGGGGCGAGGTGCTCTACGTGGGCAAGGCGAAGCGGCTCAGGCGCCGGCTCGCCGCCTACACGCGCCTCGCCGGCCTGCCCGTGCGGCTGCAGCGCATGGTGCAGCGCACGGCTTCGGTGGCCTTCGTGTCCACGGCCAGCGAATCTGAGGCGCTGCTGCTCGAGGCCAGCCTCATCAAGCGCTACCAGCCGCCCTTCAACATCGTATTGCGGGACGACAAGTCCTTCCCGTCCATCCTGATCCGCACGGATCACCCCTTCCCGCAGATCCTGAAGCACCGCGGCGCGCGCAGGGCGAAGGGCCACTACTTCGGTCCCTATGCCTCCGCCGGCGCCGTCAACCGCACATTGGTCGCGCTGCAGAAGGCCTTTCTGCTGCGCTCGTGCAGCGACGCGGAGTTCGCGGGGCGCAGCCGGCCCTGCCTGCTCCACCAGATCAAGCGCTGTGCGGCGCCCTGCGTCGGCCGCATCGCGCAAGCCGACTACGCCGCGCTGGTGGAGGAGGCCGCGGCCTTTCTCTCCGGCCGCAGCCGCGGGCTCGAGCAGCGCATCCGGCGCGAGATGGAGGAGGCGGCGGAGGCTCTCGACTTCGAGCGCGCGGCGATGCTGCGCGACCGGTTGCGCGCCCTCGCTCTCGTTCACGGCACGCCCGAGATGATGGGCGCGGGGGTGAGAGAGGCGGACGTCCTGGCGATCGCCGCCCAGGCGGGCATGAGCGCCGTGCAGCTCTTCATGCTGCGCGGCGGCCAGCACCGGGGCAGCGCCGTCTTCTTTCCGCGCCACGAGCCGGGAGAGCGAATCGAGCGGGTGCTGGCCGCGTTCCTGCTCCAGTTCTACCAGACGCATCCCGTCCCGGCGCGCATCCTCGTCAATGTCATGCCCGCCGCCGCGCCGGAGGTGGAGGCGGCGCTCGCCACCCTGCGCGGCGGCCCGGTGCGGCTGCACCGGCCGCAGCGCGGGCGGCTCGTCGGCCTCGTCGAGGCGGCGGCGCGCAACGCCGAGCAGGCGCTGGCCCGCCGGCTGTCCGAGCGCGAGGCCACCCGCGCCCAGCTCGCCGCCCTCGCCGCGCGCTTCGGCCTCGCTCGGCCGCCGCGGCGCATCGAGGTCTTCGACAACAGCCATCTGATGGGCCGCGAACCCTATGGCGTGATGGTGGTCGCGACCCCGGAAGGCTTCGACAAGCGGGCCTACCGCCGCTTCCGGATCGCCGGGGGCGAGGGCGCGCGCGGCGACGACTACGCCATGATGCGCGAGGTGATGCGCCGGCGCTTCCAAGGCGGTGGCGCGGCGGAGCGGCTGCCGGATCTGATGCTGATCGACGGCGGCGCGGGGCAGGTGTCCGCGGTGCGCGAGACGCTGGCCGAGCTGGGGGTCGCCGGCATCCCCGTCATCGGCATCGCCAAGGGGCCGGAGCGCAACGCGGGCCACGAGACCTTCCATCTCGCCGACGGGCGGCAGATCACCCTGCCCGAGCGCGATCCCGTCCTCTTCTACTTCCAGCGGCTGCGCGACGAGGCCCACCGCTTCGCGATCTCCGGCCACCGCGCCGCACGGCTGAAGGGCCAGCGCCGCTCGGTGCTGGACGGCATCCCGGGCATCGGGCCGAAGCGCAAGCGGGCGCTGATCACGCGCTTCGGCTCCGCGCGCGCGGTCGCCGGCGCCTCACTGGCCGAGATCGCGGCGGTGCCCGGGATTTCCCGCGACCTCGCGCGACGGATCTGGGAACACTTGCACGAAGCGGACTAG
- a CDS encoding diguanylate cyclase, with protein sequence MDREARRLHPIRLETGRRGLRQVFVRDLELVARIGAHDHEKHAGQRIRINLDIEVVDDRDHGDRLENVVCYERIVDGIKAVVAAGHVNLVETLAERIAAVALADHRVEGVHVRVEKLEAIPEAASVGVEITRRKHG encoded by the coding sequence ATGGACCGCGAGGCACGGCGCCTTCACCCCATCCGGCTCGAGACCGGCCGGCGCGGCCTGCGGCAGGTCTTCGTGCGCGATCTGGAACTCGTGGCGCGCATCGGCGCCCATGACCACGAAAAGCATGCCGGCCAGCGCATCCGAATCAATCTCGACATCGAGGTCGTCGACGACCGCGACCATGGCGACCGGCTGGAGAACGTGGTCTGCTACGAGCGCATCGTCGACGGCATCAAGGCGGTGGTGGCGGCGGGCCACGTCAACCTCGTCGAGACGCTCGCCGAGCGCATCGCCGCCGTGGCGCTGGCCGACCACCGGGTGGAAGGCGTCCACGTCCGGGTGGAAAAGCTCGAGGCGATTCCCGAGGCGGCCAGCGTCGGCGTCGAAATCACCCGCCGCAAGCACGGCTGA
- a CDS encoding short chain dehydrogenase: MTKDAALVTGAARRVGRALALALAADGHPVAIHCHRSVKEAGELAELIAADGGRAAVVACDLADGNARAGLVERAAAALGRPLRILVNNASVFLRDDLLSATADSFARNMAVNLEAPFFLSQAFARHVLAEPDARGLIVHIIDQRVLRPTPQFMTYTLAKAGLRHLTRTMAQALAPRIRVNAIGPGPVLPSPYQKPEDFLAEAQATPLGVPVSPADLAAALRYLVTADKVTGQMIAVDSGQHLAWLTPDVAASGGESGG; encoded by the coding sequence ATGACCAAGGACGCCGCCCTCGTCACCGGAGCCGCCCGACGCGTCGGCCGCGCGCTCGCCCTGGCGCTCGCCGCGGACGGCCACCCGGTCGCGATCCACTGCCACCGCTCGGTGAAGGAGGCCGGGGAGCTGGCGGAGCTGATCGCGGCCGACGGCGGACGCGCCGCGGTGGTGGCCTGCGATCTTGCCGACGGGAATGCGCGTGCCGGGCTCGTGGAGCGGGCGGCGGCCGCGCTCGGCCGGCCGTTGCGGATCCTCGTCAACAACGCCTCCGTCTTCCTGCGCGACGACCTTCTCTCCGCCACGGCGGACAGCTTCGCGCGCAACATGGCGGTCAATCTGGAGGCGCCCTTCTTCCTCTCCCAGGCCTTCGCCCGCCACGTGCTGGCCGAGCCGGATGCGCGCGGCCTCATCGTCCACATCATCGACCAGCGGGTGCTGCGCCCCACGCCGCAGTTCATGACCTACACCCTCGCCAAGGCCGGCCTCCGGCATCTCACCCGCACAATGGCCCAGGCGCTCGCCCCGCGCATCCGGGTGAACGCCATCGGCCCCGGCCCCGTGCTGCCGAGCCCCTACCAGAAGCCCGAGGATTTTCTCGCCGAGGCGCAGGCGACCCCGCTGGGGGTGCCCGTCAGCCCTGCCGATCTCGCCGCGGCGCTGCGCTATCTCGTCACGGCGGACAAGGTGACGGGCCAGATGATCGCGGTCGATTCGGGCCAGCATCTTGCGTGGCTGACGCCCGATGTGGCAGCAAGCGGCGGCGAAAGCGGGGGCTGA
- the yrbG gene encoding sodium:calcium antiporter, with the protein MFIALIQTLAGLVLLFVAGELLVRGAVGIADRLKVPPLIIGLTVVAFGTSLPELFVSVQAVLRGAGALAIGNVVGSNIANVWLILGAAALVAPVACTARRLARNLLAMLAATLATIALAIDLELALADGAILITGLVLFVLAAVRYARTHPDAARDVLEFEQELDVARLTLARAILLTLAGLVGLPIASDWLVDGAVTIARLMGVAEAVIGLTIVAVGTSLPELATTLVAARKGQGAVAIGNVIGSNLFNLLAILGITALIGRIPVPLAFMRVDLWVMLAASAMLLAFVLPRRPVGRPAGALMLLCYGLYLAWLVHDGASLAYLAGAHP; encoded by the coding sequence ATGTTCATCGCCCTGATCCAGACCCTGGCCGGACTCGTGCTGCTGTTCGTCGCCGGCGAGCTGCTGGTGCGCGGCGCCGTCGGGATCGCGGACCGGCTGAAGGTGCCGCCGCTCATCATCGGCCTCACGGTGGTCGCCTTCGGCACCTCGCTGCCGGAGCTCTTCGTGTCGGTTCAGGCGGTGCTGAGGGGTGCCGGCGCGCTCGCGATCGGCAACGTCGTGGGCAGCAACATCGCCAATGTCTGGCTGATTCTCGGCGCGGCGGCGCTCGTCGCCCCGGTCGCCTGCACCGCGCGCCGGCTCGCCCGCAATCTGCTGGCGATGCTGGCGGCGACGCTGGCGACGATCGCGCTTGCGATCGATCTCGAGCTCGCGCTTGCGGACGGCGCGATCCTGATCACCGGACTCGTGCTCTTCGTGCTCGCGGCGGTCCGCTATGCGCGCACGCATCCCGATGCCGCCCGCGACGTGCTGGAGTTCGAGCAGGAGCTCGATGTCGCCCGGCTGACGCTGGCGCGGGCGATCCTGCTGACGCTTGCCGGACTCGTGGGCCTGCCGATCGCATCGGACTGGCTGGTGGACGGCGCGGTGACGATCGCGCGGCTGATGGGGGTGGCGGAGGCGGTGATCGGACTCACCATCGTCGCCGTGGGCACCTCGCTTCCCGAGCTCGCCACCACGCTGGTGGCGGCGCGCAAGGGCCAGGGCGCGGTGGCCATCGGCAACGTCATCGGCAGCAATCTCTTCAACCTGCTGGCGATCCTGGGCATCACCGCGCTCATCGGCCGCATCCCGGTGCCGCTCGCCTTCATGCGCGTGGATCTGTGGGTGATGCTCGCCGCATCCGCCATGCTGCTCGCCTTCGTTCTTCCGCGCCGCCCCGTCGGCCGGCCGGCGGGGGCGCTGATGCTGCTGTGCTATGGTCTCTATCTCGCCTGGCTCGTTCATGACGGCGCCTCGCTCGCCTATCTGGCCGGCGCCCACCCCTGA
- a CDS encoding epoxide hydrolase, which yields MRREKTRMASFPPGESIATNGIRLAVHRAGPPPGEARATVLLLHGWPELAYSWRHQIPALAEAGFHVVAPDLRGFGESDKPAGREAYLMSALVGDVTGLMDAIGIERAVVVGHDWGAIITWALPFYAPDRLLALAGLNVPFRPRGSTPILKAIEAVYGPQMYILRFQEEGPAEAILERDVARTMRFFYRRPRAGERQGGGAFSTPDLDLLSWLEREEETWPGEPLLDERDLAVYVEAFRKGGFRQTLHYYRNLDRNWEEMARHQPPIERLRIPHPALMITAELDGVLPPRLADGIEAFFERYRRVDIEGAGHWVQQERPAEVNAALLGWLAEDVGV from the coding sequence ATGAGGAGGGAGAAGACGCGCATGGCCAGCTTTCCGCCGGGCGAAAGCATCGCAACGAACGGGATCCGGCTCGCCGTCCACCGCGCCGGTCCGCCGCCCGGCGAGGCGCGGGCGACGGTGCTGCTGCTTCACGGCTGGCCGGAGCTCGCCTATTCCTGGCGCCACCAGATTCCGGCGCTGGCGGAGGCGGGCTTTCACGTCGTCGCACCGGACCTGCGGGGATTCGGCGAATCGGACAAGCCGGCCGGGCGCGAGGCCTATCTCATGAGCGCCCTCGTCGGCGACGTCACGGGGCTGATGGATGCCATCGGCATCGAGCGGGCCGTCGTCGTCGGCCACGACTGGGGCGCGATCATCACCTGGGCGCTGCCCTTCTATGCGCCGGACAGGCTGCTGGCGCTGGCCGGACTCAACGTGCCCTTCCGCCCGCGCGGCAGCACGCCGATTCTCAAGGCCATCGAGGCCGTCTACGGCCCGCAGATGTACATCCTGCGCTTCCAGGAGGAGGGGCCGGCGGAGGCGATCCTGGAGCGCGATGTCGCACGCACCATGCGCTTTTTCTACCGCCGGCCGCGCGCCGGCGAGAGGCAGGGCGGCGGCGCCTTCTCGACCCCGGACCTCGACCTGCTGTCCTGGCTGGAGCGCGAGGAGGAGACCTGGCCGGGCGAGCCGCTGCTCGATGAGCGGGATCTCGCCGTCTACGTCGAGGCGTTCCGCAAGGGCGGCTTCCGCCAGACGCTCCACTACTACCGCAACCTCGACCGCAACTGGGAGGAGATGGCGCGCCACCAGCCGCCGATCGAGCGCTTGCGCATCCCGCATCCGGCGCTCATGATCACGGCCGAGCTCGACGGCGTGCTGCCGCCGCGGCTGGCCGACGGGATCGAGGCGTTCTTCGAGCGCTACAGACGCGTCGACATCGAGGGCGCGGGTCACTGGGTGCAGCAGGAAAGGCCCGCCGAGGTGAACGCGGCGCTCCTCGGCTGGCTTGCGGAAGACGTGGGCGTCTAG
- a CDS encoding carbon monoxide dehydrogenase gives MQPFAFARPQTVEEAARILAEAGGEARLLAGGQTLIPTMKQGLSRPGVLVSLARCRELAGIAEEDGAIAVGAMTTHAAVAADPFIRRALPGLARLAALIGDPAVRSRGTIGGSVSNADPAADYPAALVALDAEVETDRRRIPAAAFFTGLFETALEDGEIVTAIRFPPARRTAYAKFRHPASGYAVVGVFVAEAAHGSPRVGVTGAGAHAFRWREAEEALARHGWRPDALRDLALEPEGLNSDPHADADYRAHLAGVMLRRAVEAAA, from the coding sequence ATGCAGCCCTTCGCCTTCGCGCGCCCGCAGACCGTGGAGGAGGCGGCGCGGATTCTCGCCGAGGCCGGCGGCGAGGCACGGCTGCTCGCCGGCGGCCAGACGCTGATCCCGACCATGAAGCAGGGGCTGTCGAGGCCGGGCGTGCTCGTGAGTCTGGCCCGCTGCCGGGAGCTTGCGGGGATCGCGGAAGAGGACGGCGCCATCGCCGTCGGCGCGATGACGACCCATGCCGCCGTCGCGGCCGACCCGTTCATCCGGCGGGCGCTGCCGGGGCTTGCGCGGCTCGCCGCCCTCATCGGCGATCCGGCCGTGCGCAGCCGGGGGACCATCGGCGGCTCCGTCAGCAATGCGGATCCGGCCGCCGACTATCCGGCGGCGCTGGTCGCGCTCGATGCCGAGGTCGAGACGGACCGCCGGCGGATCCCGGCGGCGGCTTTCTTCACCGGGCTGTTCGAGACGGCGCTGGAGGACGGTGAGATCGTGACCGCGATCCGGTTCCCTCCGGCCCGGCGCACGGCCTACGCCAAGTTCCGCCATCCGGCCTCGGGCTATGCGGTGGTCGGCGTTTTCGTCGCGGAGGCCGCCCACGGCAGCCCGCGCGTCGGCGTGACGGGCGCAGGCGCCCACGCCTTCCGCTGGCGCGAGGCCGAGGAGGCGCTCGCCCGTCACGGCTGGCGGCCGGATGCGCTTCGCGATCTCGCGCTGGAGCCGGAGGGGCTCAACAGCGATCCGCACGCCGATGCGGATTACCGCGCGCATCTAGCGGGGGTGATGCTGCGCCGGGCCGTGGAGGCGGCGGCGTGA
- a CDS encoding thioesterase — MSRTLADEPPVDADPGLLARFLDIFKSPAFDLVGGEVLALDGRHGRARLRFLPGEHLLNPLGTVQGGMLTVMLDSTAAIAAIAKSGVTVFLPTLEIKTSFIAPARPRPLIGIGQCIHLGRSVAFVEGALYDEAGGHLVARASATARPILMARAMAGGGVKS; from the coding sequence GTGAGCCGGACGCTTGCCGACGAGCCGCCGGTCGATGCCGATCCCGGGCTGCTCGCCCGCTTCCTCGACATCTTCAAGAGTCCGGCCTTCGATCTCGTGGGCGGCGAGGTGCTCGCGCTCGACGGGCGGCACGGCCGCGCGCGCCTGCGCTTCCTGCCCGGCGAGCATCTGCTCAACCCGCTCGGCACCGTCCAGGGCGGGATGCTGACGGTGATGCTGGATTCGACCGCGGCCATTGCGGCGATTGCGAAAAGCGGGGTCACCGTCTTCCTGCCCACCCTCGAGATCAAGACGAGCTTCATCGCCCCGGCCCGGCCGCGTCCGCTCATCGGCATCGGCCAGTGCATCCATCTCGGCCGCTCCGTCGCCTTCGTGGAAGGGGCGCTCTATGACGAGGCGGGCGGGCACCTCGTCGCCCGGGCATCCGCCACCGCGCGGCCCATTCTCATGGCCCGGGCCATGGCCGGAGGGGGCGTCAAAAGCTGA